One part of the Nocardioides zeae genome encodes these proteins:
- the pstC gene encoding phosphate ABC transporter permease subunit PstC, whose translation MSTILTTKEAPAGGDPSPSWISERSGRGDAIFKALTIAAAALILLALASVFVFLFTQGFAGFTQPAEVYSKYGSSFWGYVWPLLASTIVASLIALIIAVPLAIGIALVITQYAPSWLSTPVAYVIDLLAAVPSVVYGLWAGIYLAPRLVPIYEWLHEHFGFIPLFGDVVSSGRSISTAGIVLAIMVLPIITAISREVFARTPRLHREAALALGATRWEMIRMTVFRYGRSGVISAVMLGLGRALGETMAVVMVLSPGTLFTFNLFSGSNTPSIAANIALRYRERSEGTLEVLIATGLVLFLLTFAINFAARWAVARSERKLAG comes from the coding sequence GTGAGCACCATCCTGACCACCAAGGAAGCGCCAGCCGGCGGCGACCCGTCGCCGTCCTGGATCTCCGAGCGCTCGGGCCGCGGCGACGCGATCTTCAAGGCCCTCACGATCGCTGCTGCCGCACTGATCCTCCTGGCGCTGGCCAGCGTCTTCGTCTTCCTGTTCACCCAGGGGTTCGCGGGCTTCACGCAGCCGGCCGAGGTGTACTCCAAGTACGGCTCCAGCTTCTGGGGCTACGTGTGGCCCCTGCTGGCCAGCACGATCGTGGCCTCGCTGATCGCCCTGATCATCGCGGTGCCGCTGGCGATCGGCATCGCGCTCGTCATCACGCAGTACGCCCCGTCGTGGCTCAGCACGCCGGTGGCCTACGTGATCGACCTGCTCGCCGCCGTGCCGTCGGTCGTCTACGGCCTCTGGGCCGGCATCTACCTGGCGCCTCGGCTGGTGCCGATCTACGAGTGGCTCCACGAGCACTTCGGCTTCATCCCGCTCTTCGGTGACGTCGTGAGCAGCGGCCGCTCGATCTCGACCGCGGGCATCGTGCTGGCGATCATGGTCCTGCCGATCATCACGGCCATCAGCCGCGAGGTCTTCGCCCGTACGCCGCGGCTCCACCGCGAGGCCGCCCTCGCCCTGGGTGCCACGCGGTGGGAGATGATCCGGATGACGGTCTTCCGGTACGGTCGGTCCGGTGTCATCTCGGCCGTCATGCTCGGCCTCGGTCGCGCGCTCGGCGAGACCATGGCGGTCGTCATGGTGCTGTCGCCCGGAACGCTCTTCACCTTCAACCTGTTCAGCGGCTCGAACACCCCGTCCATCGCGGCCAACATCGCGCTGCGCTACCGGGAGCGGTCGGAGGGCACCCTCGAGGTGCTCATCGCCACGGGTCTCGTGCTCTTCCTGCTGACGTTCGCCATCAACTTCGCGGCCCGGTGGGCCGTGGCCCGCAGCGAGAGGAAGCTTGCCGGATGA
- the pstS gene encoding phosphate ABC transporter substrate-binding protein PstS, whose protein sequence is MKRTSFRYVVPGVAALALTLSACGAGNEGGSSDGAGSGDAPSAASGLSGELRGAGATSQEKAQEAWATAIQGLNDGNLTVDYQGIGSTDGRGQFIDGATSFAGSDSYLSDDELGEAGDRCGGNVIEIPAYVSPIAIAFNVPGVDSLNLSPAVIADIFNNQITKWNDPAIAEDNPDADLPDADISPVHRSDDSGTTKNFTDYLGKAAPDNWPYEAEDAFPVSGGQSQAAEGTSGVVELITNTENTIGYADESQIGDLGTVSVGVGDTFSAPTADGAAQVVAVSTRVEGRDATDMATDVDRTTTEEGAYPVILLSYLIACENYDDDTEAANVKGYLSYIVSDEGQQAAADAAGSAPLSSEVATEAQGIVENISAG, encoded by the coding sequence GTGAAGCGCACTTCCTTCCGCTACGTCGTGCCCGGTGTGGCCGCTCTGGCCCTCACCCTCTCGGCCTGCGGTGCCGGCAACGAGGGCGGCAGCTCGGACGGCGCCGGCAGCGGTGACGCCCCCTCGGCCGCCTCGGGCCTCTCGGGCGAGCTCCGCGGCGCCGGCGCCACCTCGCAGGAGAAGGCACAGGAGGCGTGGGCGACCGCGATCCAGGGCCTCAACGACGGCAACCTGACCGTCGACTACCAGGGCATCGGCTCGACGGACGGCCGCGGCCAGTTCATCGACGGCGCCACGTCGTTCGCGGGCTCCGACTCCTACCTGAGCGACGACGAGCTCGGCGAGGCCGGCGACCGCTGCGGCGGCAACGTCATCGAGATCCCGGCGTACGTGTCGCCGATCGCGATCGCGTTCAACGTGCCGGGCGTCGACAGCCTCAACCTCAGCCCCGCGGTGATCGCGGACATCTTCAACAACCAGATCACGAAGTGGAACGACCCGGCGATCGCCGAGGACAACCCGGACGCCGACCTGCCGGACGCCGACATCTCGCCGGTGCACCGCTCCGACGACTCGGGCACCACGAAGAACTTCACGGACTACCTGGGCAAGGCCGCGCCCGACAACTGGCCCTACGAGGCCGAGGACGCGTTCCCCGTCTCGGGCGGCCAGTCGCAGGCGGCCGAGGGCACCTCGGGTGTCGTCGAGCTCATCACGAACACCGAGAACACGATCGGCTACGCCGACGAGAGCCAGATCGGTGACCTCGGCACCGTGTCGGTCGGCGTGGGTGACACGTTCAGCGCCCCGACCGCCGACGGCGCCGCCCAGGTCGTCGCGGTGTCGACCCGCGTCGAGGGCCGCGACGCCACCGACATGGCGACCGACGTCGACCGCACCACGACGGAGGAGGGCGCCTACCCGGTGATCCTGCTGTCCTACCTGATCGCGTGCGAGAACTACGACGACGACACCGAGGCCGCCAACGTCAAGGGCTACCTGTCCTACATCGTGTCCGACGAGGGGCAGCAGGCCGCGGCCGACGCCGCCGGCTCCGCGCCGCTCTCGTCCGAGGTCGCGACCGAGGCCCAGGGGATCGTCGAGAACATCTCGGCCGGCTGA
- a CDS encoding NUDIX hydrolase, which translates to MSRRLPGSVPREQLPPSAGTGAGDRPAVRAAGAVVTRPGKEVLLVHRPRYDDWSFPKGKVDRGEHVVATAVREVEEETGLRVRLGAPLADQHYGVVGRGGPRAKTVSYWSARVVGDDEVAGYRRGEEIDEAAWVPVAEARDRLTYPHDVATLDEAMARPRRTSTLVVLRHGLSRSRDRWRADDRVRPLLAGGHDQARRWVPLLAAYGVGSVVSSPSTRCVQSVQPFLDAQDLTPRLEPVLSEEDANAAGVRRLVARLLEEPRTVLCTHRPVLPLVLDALGVAPVALDKGAALVVHHRRGRVVATEVTTA; encoded by the coding sequence ATGTCGCGCCGCCTCCCCGGGTCCGTCCCCCGCGAGCAGCTGCCGCCGTCCGCCGGGACCGGTGCGGGCGACCGGCCGGCCGTGCGCGCGGCGGGTGCCGTCGTGACGCGACCCGGCAAGGAGGTCCTCCTCGTCCACCGTCCGCGGTACGACGACTGGTCCTTCCCGAAGGGCAAGGTCGACCGCGGGGAGCACGTGGTCGCGACCGCGGTGCGGGAGGTCGAGGAGGAGACCGGGCTCCGGGTCCGCCTGGGCGCCCCGTTGGCCGACCAGCACTACGGTGTCGTCGGTCGTGGCGGCCCCCGCGCGAAGACGGTCTCCTACTGGTCCGCCCGCGTGGTCGGCGACGACGAGGTGGCCGGCTACCGGCGCGGCGAGGAGATCGACGAGGCCGCCTGGGTGCCGGTCGCCGAGGCCCGGGACCGCCTCACCTACCCCCACGACGTCGCCACCCTCGACGAGGCGATGGCCCGCCCGCGGCGCACGTCGACCCTCGTCGTCCTCCGCCACGGCCTCTCCCGCTCGCGCGACCGCTGGCGCGCCGACGACCGGGTGCGCCCCCTGCTGGCGGGCGGCCACGACCAGGCGCGCCGCTGGGTGCCGCTGCTCGCGGCGTACGGCGTGGGTTCCGTCGTGAGCTCCCCGAGCACGCGCTGCGTGCAGAGCGTGCAGCCCTTCCTCGACGCGCAGGACCTCACGCCGCGGCTCGAGCCGGTGCTGAGCGAGGAGGACGCGAACGCGGCGGGGGTGCGTCGTCTGGTGGCGCGCCTGCTCGAGGAGCCTCGCACGGTCCTGTGCACGCACCGCCCGGTGCTGCCGCTCGTGCTCGACGCGCTCGGGGTCGCGCCGGTGGCCCTCGACAAGGGCGCGGCGCTCGTCGTCCACCACCGCCGCGGCCGCGTCGTCGCCACGGAGGTCACGACCGCGTAA